One part of the Diadema setosum chromosome 6, eeDiaSeto1, whole genome shotgun sequence genome encodes these proteins:
- the LOC140229807 gene encoding uncharacterized protein: MPRIHWTWVFVALLVAVSLSSVSFQLVNGAVVSTEPEVRLRQGFGGLVPCTVIRKISTVNWKKEDAIETAVDVVTLDISNGHISGPGFEDGEFTIASNYSLIFKNARSTDSGRYFCEVTDYGTGSKYRNHSDVTVFDPPVITDARRVLQYGDQAILRCQYEEAIYIVQWKKGRTKDDSEVLVQIVLDRDSNRTQREFPPRYQGWYNMTDNFSLVINSTRIQDGGRYFCLVSDLATGIPVSNSTYVDVVATPKEAFPEINTCMPISTNGSVQTCEICEDRNTTITLTCTVTGYYPDISLSFSDASNMTSMTKRNTSNDSEGLLTQVVTIELFVGTEEMCGTSLVRANPVTCTASGLPFGTTRTTQGVFTPTETKGNQTDRNDPVAICVQDSSTCRHPPVITDDRRVLQYGKRENLTCQYEKPACAIYWMKGDTCADAEQLIELNLHHETSQRKGPGYDQGWYNISEDYSLVINSTRKQDRGRYFCVVSDRATGRRLVNSTYVDVVVFIPTTSGNQTNANNIVTTPAPDADRHSVPLPADVPSSSGNPKFTEGHVVSFVELWHLVSGIKPDKTDSLANAIKELSNLPRSAKVMHGMSTSESLYYLLCKWKDGYKGQNQLEDLFQCLRDHGLEDEVERLEDFDFEHWKPDQSLLDEVASGKTDMESQRQEPGTAHFAGGSETVTIR, from the exons ATGCCACGAATTCACTGGACATGGGTGTTTGTTGCCCTGCTAGTAGCAGTCTCCTTATCCTCAG TGTCATTTCAGCTGGTGAACGGAGCTGTGGTTTCCACTGAGCCAGAGGTAAGACTACGACAAGGCTTTGGCGGATTGGTGCCATGTACGGTGATCCGGAAGATATCCACAGTCAACTGGAAGAAGGAAGACGCTATCGAAACCGCCGTCGATGTTGTGACACTGGATATCTCCAACGGACACATTAGCGGTCCAGGGTTTGAAGATGGGGAGTTCACAATTGCCTCAAATTATTCCCTCATCTTTAAGAACGCCCGGTCTACGGACTCTGGGAGATATTTTTGTGAGGTGACTGATTACGGAACAGGATCCAAGTATAGGAATCATTCAGATGTGACGGTATTCG ATCCCCCTGTCATCACCGATGCAAGACGTGTTCTTCAGTATGGTGACCAGGCGATCCTGAGGTGTCAATATGAAGAGGCGATTTATATAGTTCAGTGGAAGAAGGGGAGGACCAAAGACGATTCAGAGGTGCTGGTTCAAATTGTATTGGACCGGGACAGTAACCGGACTCAGCGAGAGTTTCCTCCGCGCTACCAGGGTTGGTACAACATGACCGATAACTTCTCTCTTGTCATCAACTCAACAAGGATACAGGATGGAGGAAGGTACTTTTGTCTTGTGTCAGATCTGGCAACCGGTATACCTGTCTCAAACTCGACGTATGTTGACGTTGTTG CCACACCCAAAGAAGCATTTCCGGAAATCAATACCTGCATGCCGATCAGTACAAATGGATCAGTGCAAACTTGCGAAATCTGTGAGGACAGAAACACGACAATAACTCTCACATGCACTGTGACGGGGTACTATCCCGACATCAGCTTGTCATTCAGCGATGCCTCAAACATGACAAGCATGACTAAAAGAAATACCTCTAACGATTCGGAAGGACTACTCACCCAGGTTGTTACAATAGAACTGTTTGTAGGAACCGAGGAGATGTGTGGTACCTCGTTGGTGAGAGCCAACCCGGTTACATGCACAGCTAGCGGGCTACCTTTCGGAACCACGAGAACAACGCAGGGTGTGTTTACGCCTACAGAGACTAAAGGAAACCAGACGGATAGAAATGACCCTGTAGCCATATGTGTTCAAGACAGCAGCACATGTAGAC ATCCACCAGTCATCACCGATGATAGACGTGTTCTTCAGTATGGTAAAAGGGAGAACCTGACGTGTCAATATGAGAAGCCGGCTTGTGCAATCTACTGGATGAAAGGAGATACCTGTGCAGATGCAGAGCAGCTGATCGAACTTAACCTCCACCATGAGACAAGTCAGAGGAAAGGTCCTGGGTACGACCAGGGTTGGTACAACATATCCGAAGACTACTCCCTCGTCATCAACTCAACAAGGAAACAGGATAGAGGGAGGTACTTTTGTGTTGTTTCAGATCGAGCAACTGGTAGACGTCTCGTCAACTCGACGTATGTTGACGTTGTAG tgttcaTACCCACGACTTCAGGAAACCAGACGAATGCAAACAACATCGTTACAACACCTGCCCCGGACGCGGACAGAC ACTCCGTGCCTCTTCCAGCAGATGTCCCATCCTCTTCGGGCAACCCAAAATTCACAGAAG GTCACGTGGTTTCGTTCGTAGAACTCTGGCACCTGGTATCAGGAATAAAACCAGATAAAACTGATTCCCTTGCGAATGCAATAAAGGAACTCAGCAATCTCCCTAGAAGTGCTAAAGTGATGCATGGAATGAGTACTTCAGAATCGCTGTATTATCTGTTGTGTAAGTGGAAGGATGGATACAAAGGACAGAATCAGCTTGAAGACCTCTTCCAGTGTCTGAGGGATCACGGTCTTGAGGATGAGGTTGAAAGATTAGAAG ATTTTGACTTTGAACATTGGAAGCCCGACCAATCTCTGCTGGATGAGGTTGCATCAGGCAAGACGGATATGGAGAGCCAACGGCAGGAACCTGGAACGGCTCATTTTGCCGGTGGAAGCGAGACAGTCACTATTCGCTAA